From one Thunnus maccoyii chromosome 6, fThuMac1.1, whole genome shotgun sequence genomic stretch:
- the LOC121899132 gene encoding phospholipid scramblase 1-like — translation MSYQGNTDPLPQVPVYYIGMQPGHNAVYPAAVNHGSVAPPPYTLPPTPMLMPTPGRPTGCPPGLEYLTQIDQLLVHQRVELAEMVIGWEMSNVYTVKNSMGQQVFVATEENDIFTMQGCGPARPFTIHLHDNVGQEVLTLTRPLRCTLCCFPCCLQELEVQSPPGNPIGYVEQNWHPVLPKFTVLNEMRMPQLMIKGPCCDCRCMSDVIFEVTSLDESAVVGQISKQWGGFMQEGFTDADNFGISFPVDLDVKIKAVMLGACFLIDFMFFETNPHHN, via the coding sequence ATGTCATATCAGGGAAATACAGACCCACTGCCTCAGGTACCAGTGTACTACATTGGGATGCAGCCTGGTCATAATGCAGTATATCCAGCTGCAGTTAACCATGGATCTGTGGCTCCTCCACCATACACACTGCCTCCTACTCCCATGCTGATGCCCACACCTGGCCGACCTACAGGCTGCCCACCTGGACTGGAGTACCTGACTCAGATTGACCAGCTCCTGGTCCATCAGAGGGTCGAGCTAGCTGAAATGGTTATTGGTTGGGAGATGAGCAACGTTTACACAGTAAAGAATAGCATGGGGCAGCAGGTGTTTGTGGCTACAGAAGAAAATGACATCTTCACCATGCAGGGCTGTGGCCCTGCCCGGCCTTTCACCATTCATCTCCATGACAATGTGGGACAGGAAGTCTTAACCCTTACTCGCCCCCTCAGGTGCACCTTGTGCTGCTTCCCCTGCTGCCTTCAAGAGCTGGAGGTGCAGAGCCCTCCTGGAAACCCCATAGGCTACGTGGAGCAGAACTGGCACCCTGTTCTGCCCAAGTTCACTGTCCTGAATGAGATGAGGATGCCCCAGCTGATGATCAAGGGGCCATGCTGTGACTGTAGGTGCATGTCTGATGTCATCTTTGAGGTGACATCCCTGGATGAGTCTGCTGTGGTGGGACAGATTAGTAAGCAGTGGGGTGGGTTCATGCAGGAAGGCTTCACAGATGCAGATAACTTTGGGATCTCATTTCCTGTGGACCTGGATGTGAAGATAAAAGCTGTAATGCTAGGAGCCTGCTTCCTcattgatttcatgttttttgagACTAATCCACATCACAATTAA